The sequence TCCGGCGGCCGACATGCTCTCGAGCACGAGCCCCTGTTCCTGCGGGGAGGCGAATCGGCGCTGTTTGAACACCTCGTCGACGCGGACGGTGCGGTAGCCCAGTCCTCCCAGTGCCTGCTCCACGGGGTCGAAGGGGAACATGCGCAGCACGAAGTGCGCCATCCAGGGCCGCCGGGGGCCCTGCGCCTCGACGATCCGAACGAGTGTCCGCTCGGTGACGTAGCCGAGGCAGCCTGTCGAGATCACCAGGTCCGCCCCGGCGAGCTGGGCGCGCTGTCGCGGCGTGGGCTCGTTCATCTCCAGGTCAGCGTGCACCGCGTCGTCGAGGAACCCAGCTTCTTGCGCGTAGGACAGTGCTTGGCGGGAGGTGTCGAGGCCGGTGAAACGGATGCGCTGGGCGGGCTGGTGCGAGCGGGACAGCTTCCGGTCGCGGACGAGCAGAGCCTCCCGGCTCTTCCCGTCGAGGCCCTCG is a genomic window of Streptomyces sp. YPW6 containing:
- a CDS encoding class I SAM-dependent methyltransferase; amino-acid sequence: MRFDATGKVTLDHIYTQPDPRAYFRLLRPLGYCVPQQAKPYFAKLVKEYREARHVTVPHIVDIGCSYGINAALLKYDVTVDELYARYGDEGLDGKSREALLVRDRKLSRSHQPAQRIRFTGLDTSRQALSYAQEAGFLDDAVHADLEMNEPTPRQRAQLAGADLVISTGCLGYVTERTLVRIVEAQGPRRPWMAHFVLRMFPFDPVEQALGGLGYRTVRVDEVFKQRRFASPQEQGLVLESMSAAGVDARGLETEGWLYAQLYLSRPHDAPGIDDPNREQN